A stretch of DNA from Montipora capricornis isolate CH-2021 chromosome 1, ASM3666992v2, whole genome shotgun sequence:
TTGAAATAACTTACTGTTAATTAGATTGTCGCGAACAAAATGGCATTCTATTCGGGCAAAATGTTTCCTCGGCGTAATCCACCGCCTTCGGATCATAGGTTGCTTATGGAACCGTGGTTCAAGCATCGTTATTTGGTTTACTTTCAACGAATTCAACAAGGCGGTGCTCCTATGGGTACGTTATGCTCTTGTACGCTCGGAATTCAACCGAATGTTTACGATCAGCTACCCTCGACGCAACAAGCCCAAGTGGCCGAAATATTTCGCGCTGCTGAACACGCTTGGGCAGAAGAAGGTCCCCTTGGTGGTTTCGTCGCAGATCAACATGGAGGAGGAGGAAGACCCGTTTTTCCGGTTTTCTTGTCCGAAATACCACACCAAGGTGACCGCCTTATCAAGCCATTTGCGTGGTCTTGTACGCGAGGCACATTTTGCTTGGCTACTGGCGGAGTTAGACGTTTGATTGCAAGACCTTATGCGACTGCTCAGTTTTACTCTGGACATACACCAGACACTGGATTAGAAATGTGGCCTCTATTTTTGGTCTTTGCAGATATTGCTGTTGCACATTAAACATATTTGAATTGTGCCGAACTGAAGGCATTTGGccgcagttgttcaaacgatggatggcgctatccgccggataaatcactatccagtggataagtaatagcgaaaacAATGGCACTATCCAGTGGACTGTGATTTATcgggtggatagcgttatccaccttttgaacaactggggcctggtcaCAAACATGTCACTCTTGTGTATTTTTGTGTTGCACGGTTCTTGATTCGTACTAAGACTGAAGTACAGCTGATGTAATGAcgaaataacttatttatttgacttgatttgcgttaaatGTAACTTTCAGTTTACagagtccccaattagtgctccagcgctagaacgactagacacttaaataaagttcctttcctttcctttatgcATTTGTTCCTGATACAATGTTCAAAACCCGTTCCGAACTCTAGCTAACTGAATTTTATTCTAGTATACTCCCCAACTCATCTTCTCGGCTTCACTTGCCTtgaaatagccaactggtttaccTCCTACCAGTTGGGATGATGTGAAATCATTCTTCTGTACTGTTCGTTTCGtttgccctgaaaagcccttgtaaTTAGAAGTGATAAATTAAATATGTATGCGTGCTAACTTAGATATAGAAAATGAATTAGCATAACAGTTGAACTGGAACGGAGTTTAAGACGATACAGGCAAATGGCTATCTTTGTATAACGAACTTGTTTCTAGAAGTCGGCTTTCTACACACAAGCTGACCTTAAGAGTTAAAAGAATTTATTAAGCTAATCTGACTCGTCAATTTTAGGCCTTTAAAAAACTGACTAACCAACTCAGTGGCATGTGCGTGCGCCAATGAACCAAAACATTCTTTGTGATTTTCGACTTTTTAAACAAACATTGTCTGGTAAATCGTGCTCAAATTTGTAGTGACAGCTAGTATTCGATTCTTGAAGGATCGGTTACAAACAACAACCGAGCATTTGCTTATCTGGTAAGAGATCCCTTGAAATTTCTGTTTGCTGTTAACATTCTGGGTCATTCACCCCTCAAATAGCCCCCATTGACGGGTAATCGTCTGACGTTGGACAGCCGGAGTAAAATTTATCATGAAGCTTCACTCTCAGGACGAAAAAGGTTATTAGCCCAGTTGGATCGGCCTATATCAGTCTTTGTCAGCCCTAAAACGCACGAATTACCCATGTGCCAGCAGCCTTGGCTCGTACAGTATTACATAACAGTAATTACGACCTCGGCGCGCGGTAATTCTAAACAAAGAGCTGACGTACCTTCTCTCGCTGATTAGTTAGTCGAGCGCGTGAAGAAAGAAGACAGGCACGCGCAAGAGgggctgccgtagtcaaggggacGGCTACCGCAACTACAACGCCGCAagacaagaatatcattggttaaaaaaggatgAATTTCCGTGAGATTTTTTTGCCGTAAGCAACAACATGAACTCACCAAAAATTCTACGTTTTGATAGCAACGTGAGCATGTAACAAAGAACCATTCCTTTTCTgttttaaaaccgttcgtacccatccactTTTACacgatagttcgcccgtattgtacaagatgaacaagacggaataatcgggAAATACTTGTGATAgctttaagttatattttgaaatgatgTTTGGGTTGCCGTTTCTGATCAGGTCCAGGGAATTACTTTATATTTTACTTGTCTTTCATTGTACAACTCTGAAGGAAAAAATGActtgtcttgttttgtttgtttcattcgAAAAAAACGTTGCTTATTCCTACAGTTTTCATTTCGCAGGCTGTATTTTGGTAAACTATAAACTGTTTATATATTCCAATTCAAACCACAAACTTCTCAAGCACGCAATGGCCATATGGGCCATTATAAGGCTTGTTATTCGCAGTTAATTGAAAGGGCCTATATAACAGCCTGCAGCAATGTTTCTATTGCTCCAAGATCAATTCTCAAATTCTCACTTGTGGCTGCTGAGTATTTTTGCAGTATATTGTTTTGAGAATTCAGTGACATTTCCATAATCTCATGACGTTTTTGAACTGCATAGATATCGCTATAAAGTGATATTTCATTCTCTTCAGTGGCGCTTTTTTATTCTAACTATGAAGAATGAACTCTTTGCTGACTAACCTTCACCAAATGCCATGGATCGCAGGTATGATAGATTTTAACATCTAACAAATCTTCATTTGAACTTCTTTTGTTATCGTGTTGGTACAGAACCGCCTGAACTTTGTATGTAGGAATTGTTAACAGCAAATGAATCGATAGACTGTGAAAATGATTGTGCCGGGAGACAATTCACCAAAGGCGAGTCGTTCCGTCGCAACATTGTATTAAtcgttattgttttgttttgtatatgCTTACGTTACGTTTTAACCACGCTCAAACTAAATCAAGTCCTTAATGGAACAGTGGAATCTCAATTGTTCTGTGATTGTAAACTTTAAAGAGACTACCGTTATCAAGCTATCATTCACAAGAGCCGTCTTTGAAATTGCTTCTATAGTACGCATTCCTTGCATTGGTAAAAATATACCAGGCTCAATATTTCTTATCCATACCTGAGTGATTACTTACATCGCCTTTATATTGTGTCAAATCAATTTAACGGAAATACTTACTAAAATACCTCTTAAACCGACAGCCTGTCTCAGTGGCGGCCTGGGTTTGCATACAAATATATATGTCCAGGAATGCCCGTAATTGGATGCACACGAATTTTAATATTACGTGTCACGAAGTTTCCCCTTATGTCATCAGACTTCACATGCAAAGTGTCGCCCAATGCAAACTCTGCTCCTcgagtaaggataaacagccgTATTTACCCTAAAATTATAAATAacactaacctttacccttaccttgtTGTTGGAAATAATGAGCAAAGGTTTAGACTTAATATAAAGGGACCCTAACAATGAGAGGATTTATGTCCATTATTGAATCGTTTGGAGCACCCATTGTAGCTTGCTCTGTCGACGGCGCGATGTTTCCTTAGAAACGAAACTTAGCTTCACAGTTTCTTTCTTCACCCTGGGTTATAAATCACGGTGTCGGCGCTGGACACGGGCAGAGAAAAAGCAAATGTTCTCAAGTTCCAGGTTTAATAGGGTGTCACTGCTTCCTTTGCGTTGCAGTTACTATTCGATTGAACAAtatcaaatatagaaaaagtTCCATTTTCAGAGCAAATCCACAGGGACTGCGGAACGTATTGTTCCCTTGTCtgctttaaaaatttgcttgtgttcccttgtttccGAAATTATTTCGAAACTTGTTCGCAgcttttttatccctaaaatggttattattttgtctttgttcccttGTTTCCCGAAACCTCTGGGAAGGCCTCTTAGACTCAGTCGAATGACTATTCAGTGCTCTCTTTCAAAACAGCGTTACCGTTCTAACCGTGTACAGAACAGCTCACCTCAGAGAGGTTTTTTCCGTAATTCGTGGATTAGCTTTTCTtggtaaggtaaaggtaaagtctgctacgagcctagaaggcccatcaggccagcgcttatctccggttactgtagcgtgaagcgactaggagtatttctacgccccctggatgggatgctagtccatcgcagggttacccccagcattaaattcaccggaccgtgagagtaaagtgtcttgttCTTGAATTTGGTCAATTGCTTGATGTTTCAGTCCCATCGACATAGTATAGAGAAAACCGCCACTAATCGTCTTATCACGCAAGACTGGTATCAGTAGTTTAGACATCCGGTTTCCGGTCCCTATTCGAATTATGGATTTTCAGGTTATCATTGCATttaaacgtcacctcaaaattgTAAGGTTTTGGATAATAAATCAGCCTTGTGAAAAATTGTTTCTACTTTAAAGAACTCATTCATGGGAGCAAGCCGTCGAAACGAAAAATTATGACCGAATCAGTTTCCATGCGATATCGAAACTGAAACCGCTTAGCCTCATAGAATGctttctttggttttctttgcCATGTGTTTCCTTTGAAAGAAGAGCAATAAATCCACAAAATTtacaggtcattttgtttcgcAGGCTTAAGCAAAATGAGATTAAAACAGTTCATTTGCTGTGTATTGTAAACAATAGCTAGAAAATGACACCAGGGTGCCAGTGCGTGCCTCGTTCCTGCGATCGTGTGTGACACTGGTGACAAATTTATCATAACAGCTGAGCCACCATTTCAATGATAAACCAGCTTCAAGTTAGATAGTCTCGTTCCCTAAGTACTTATGAGAATAAAAATGCCGGTTTCCAATTCTCTGGAGGCCATCGCTATGCGACAGGAGGCTAAACGATTCGAGTCACTGTGTCCGAACATTCAATCTTTGTACGACCTTCTAGAAGAGATCGACAATGTTCCACTCAAGCGGAAAATGAGAGAGCTTGTCAACCGCATAGAAGGTAGGCATACGTCAGCTCATATATAGAATTTTTTTGTGCAAGTTGAAAAGTTTCATGCGAGTGAATGCACAGGAACAACAGCTTGAAATCACGGCTATTTGCATGCGGCAAGAGAATCGGCGTTTTCTTACCGAGCGTGTAAATGAAGGAAACCAGATGACGGATCGTTCTGGCATATAAACACAACGAGGTTGCAGTACTTGACTTTCCCAGTCTTGTGCGTTGGTAAACAAAGCCGACCTTACAAAATTCCCAATTTCTAAGTTTTGTCGATCGACGTTTTCATCTGCCTCTGAATCTAATCGTATATGtccttaaattaatttgaacaaGCAACGGACCTAATGCAAAATTTATATTTAGCCAATACAACAACGAGGATTTCATGATTCGCTTTtgttgaagaaatttgaaaaaaaaatcaaacccTGCTGTTTTGGCATAAAGGCGATCTTGGAAAATGGATCCAGTATTTCAGATCgtctctttttcttctttaaatcgCTTTTTAGGTTATCTAAATCGGCGAAAAAAATCCGATGAAATTATAATTCGTCGGAGAATGTCTTGTGTTTGAAACACGCCATGACAAAACACGTACATGTGGGCCAAAATCTTTGATAATTATTACTGACgtaaattttgattttaataTCTGGGCTTTATTTGTCGATCGCTGATTTTATGCCGTCTTGTAAAATTAAATATATGAGACTTCATCGAAGTGAAAAAACGGCAGACTCTTCTTATGTTGTGTGTGTGTAAATATTGTACACAGTCatgaaaagaaagtgtttgcatTTCCTGATGAATTTATTTGGGCGAAAACGGAGTTAACGCCAACAAGCGTGATATTTGATTCAAGGACTAGCGGGAAGATATAATGgaaatagttttcttttgttctgtaaATTTCAGGAACGGAATCAATTTCATGCCTCTTTCAGCAGGTCAATTTCATCGCAACAAGATGCCACTTAAATTCGACGTgcaatatattattttttttgtacgCGCTTGAAATTGTTTACCAAAATCATAGCATATTTGCATTTCATGTGCTAGACATTAAAATTAAAGTGTTCCTTCATACAGTTTTCAGGGTTAACATAACATCCCCAATATAAAATCGCAAAGGAGTACACTGGTGGAGGGGATTGCCGACGCCTAAAATACGAAAACTGTTGATACATATTGTGATATTTCAATACTTTTCCGCTGAAACGATGTTCACGTAAAATTTTGTTTCCCTTGAGTAATTTGTACGTTAAGTTGTATGTTTTCTACTAATACTGCTGTTAATTATTCAATTTTATACCTGTGTTATGTTGCAGTTAttatgggttagggttagttacTAGTTAATGTTTTGCgctttatttttgttgagaTATTACTTTTCCTTGTACTATTAAGCATCCTTTtgtctgattaaaaaaaaaaagattaatagaCAGTCATTTCTTATATAATTAtttgactttttaatatatAAAATTTGGCAAACCATTAGAATCAATCAACAAAGCTGCTATAATTGAACTGTTTTCCTAGGTCTATTATAAGATtgaagtgaagataaaaatatAACTCTTTCCATGGAATGGTATTGAAAAAACATCTTGCAACAGAGACAACACAATCTGGTGACTGGAGGGAAACTCAGGAATCCAAAAATATTTTGGTTACTAGCATTCATAATTGTTTTCTGATCTCTTTGAATACTAGCTTGGTTACCAGAATgaattttcccttcttttgaaatGGAAAGTTTGATCAGATaggtaattaaaattaaaaagctGTCATTGGCAGTCCATGGAACGAAATATCTTTGCAGGGCCTTCATAGGTCTAAAATAAGTACCCTTGCAAATTAAGTTTTAAGTTGCAGAATTGTATGGTCTCAAGTTGGCCTGATCAACTGTACAGCCTCTTGTAGcttatacagtacatgtaatattattaaattctc
This window harbors:
- the LOC138053874 gene encoding uncharacterized protein; this encodes MAFYSGKMFPRRNPPPSDHRLLMEPWFKHRYLVYFQRIQQGGAPMGTLCSCTLGIQPNVYDQLPSTQQAQVAEIFRAAEHAWAEEGPLGGFVADQHGGGGRPVFPVFLSEIPHQGDRLIKPFAWSCTRGTFCLATGGVRRLIARPYATAQFYSGHTPDTGLEMWPLFLVFADIAVAH